In a single window of the Halobaculum lipolyticum genome:
- a CDS encoding small ribosomal subunit Rsm22 family protein, with amino-acid sequence MSVDREALRDTAKYLRNARPVDPDEVYEYLPDRPHPAVVRTALREEAFDLGLVERDEGTFVPVDDEPVDPPGWSPEALPDEHVETVEDLLFERYGLDWHEGESGDALRDTVDRMKEDYFRGRDVEYDADAALAYALYHQPDFYAAVGYVLDRLADRGLLPRRLRVLDVGAGTGGPALALHDYLPDDALVDYHALEPSANADVLDDVLADTRANFHATVHRETVEAFDPEPLGDVDLLLFGNVLSELDDPETVVADSLDALAEDGSCVLVAPADLETSTGMRRVERAVTPADGDTSVYAPDLRLWPGDVPDDRGWSFEERPDLAVPSFQRKLDEAASRAYDEEPGTYVNTDVKFSWAVVRPDGERRHPVVASAERHHRMAESEDHVTDRVNLLCVKLSGNLAPHDDANPLFKVGDGSEQLEHYLVLTGESVLNRDLREAPYGSILSVENVLVLWNDDEGAYNLVCDKETVVDLVAA; translated from the coding sequence GTGAGCGTCGACCGCGAGGCGCTGCGCGACACCGCGAAGTACCTCCGCAACGCCCGCCCCGTCGACCCCGACGAGGTGTACGAGTACCTCCCCGACCGGCCGCACCCGGCGGTCGTGCGAACCGCTCTGCGCGAGGAGGCGTTCGACCTCGGCCTCGTCGAGCGCGACGAGGGCACGTTCGTCCCCGTCGACGACGAGCCGGTCGACCCGCCCGGCTGGAGTCCCGAGGCGCTCCCCGACGAGCACGTCGAGACGGTCGAGGACCTCCTGTTCGAGCGGTACGGACTCGACTGGCACGAGGGCGAGTCCGGCGACGCGCTCCGCGACACCGTCGACCGGATGAAGGAGGACTACTTCCGCGGCCGCGACGTCGAGTACGACGCCGACGCCGCGCTCGCGTACGCCCTCTACCACCAGCCCGACTTCTACGCCGCCGTCGGCTACGTGCTCGACCGCCTCGCCGACCGCGGCCTGCTCCCGCGTCGCCTCCGCGTGCTCGACGTGGGCGCCGGCACCGGCGGTCCCGCGCTCGCGCTCCACGACTACCTCCCCGACGACGCGCTCGTCGACTACCACGCGCTCGAACCCAGCGCCAACGCCGACGTGCTCGACGACGTGCTCGCGGACACGCGCGCGAACTTCCACGCGACCGTCCACCGCGAGACGGTCGAGGCGTTCGACCCCGAGCCGCTCGGCGACGTCGACCTCCTCCTGTTCGGCAACGTCCTCTCGGAGTTGGACGACCCCGAGACCGTCGTCGCGGACTCCCTCGACGCGCTCGCCGAGGACGGCTCCTGCGTGCTGGTGGCACCGGCCGACCTGGAGACGTCGACCGGGATGCGCCGCGTCGAGCGCGCCGTCACGCCGGCCGACGGCGACACGAGCGTGTACGCGCCGGACCTCCGGCTGTGGCCGGGCGACGTTCCGGACGACCGCGGCTGGTCGTTCGAGGAGCGGCCGGATCTGGCGGTGCCGTCGTTCCAGCGGAAGCTCGACGAGGCCGCGAGCCGCGCGTACGACGAGGAGCCGGGGACGTACGTCAACACGGACGTCAAGTTCTCGTGGGCGGTCGTGCGTCCCGACGGCGAGCGCCGACACCCGGTCGTCGCCAGCGCCGAGCGCCACCACCGCATGGCCGAGTCCGAGGACCACGTCACCGACCGCGTGAACCTCCTCTGTGTGAAGCTCTCGGGGAACCTCGCTCCCCACGACGACGCCAACCCGCTGTTCAAGGTGGGCGACGGCAGCGAGCAGCTGGAACACTACCTCGTCCTCACCGGGGAGTCCGTGCTCAATCGCGACCTCCGGGAGGCGCCGTACGGTTCGATCCTCTCGGTGGAGAACGTGCTCGTCCTCTGGAACGACGACGAGGGCGCGTACAACCTCGTGTGCGACAAAGAGACCGTCGTCGACCTCGTGGCCGCGTAG
- a CDS encoding ABC transporter permease subunit: protein MSLSPRKLLRVARWEVSRATGTLDRKTALLGAVALLLTLGVAAGGLLAGGVALDEDIYSVAVSPDSPYHDPVAASTPLEPVPVGSPAADVYVDDPDPSDRAASVSVADTRKGEAALSTFRAAVEGYNTRLLRAEANQSAAFPVGVTLTYVERASERIGASAGGGAVGGAGDDDDAGGAAGSGGGAGGRDAGGEGTDGDGALGVPDFGGAAGPLFGGQPTGSPAEIAPPFPFSSLVLAFAFLVPMNFVIQAYGSTILNERINRRGELLLVAPLSKADIVAGKTLPYAAVALAATTVIAGGVSVASGGNGGLLSVAAVFPIALVFLAATFVGAMFARSFKELTFVTVTVSVALTTYAFVPAIFATVTPIALISPLTLVVRDLQGEAVSIGEYLFSTGPFYLVAGTLFAMGTGVYREEDMFTQRAVPLKFLDALAVRLHRPRDVALLSALSIPFVFVAELLAVALLFALPQAAAVVGLLVVVAVVEEVAKGVAVFAGFHESRFEADLPTALKLGALSGAGFFVAEKATAVVQIVGLGSLPLGEAAFATSGVGADIGVLGGLVLLALPLVLHVVTAAVAAVGATRGVRSWGVTLAVAMAIHFAYDLTVVSALG from the coding sequence GTGAGCCTCTCCCCCCGGAAACTGCTCCGGGTGGCGCGGTGGGAGGTCAGCCGGGCGACCGGCACCCTCGACCGGAAGACGGCGCTGCTGGGTGCGGTCGCGTTGCTGTTGACGCTCGGCGTCGCCGCCGGCGGCCTGCTTGCGGGCGGCGTCGCGCTCGACGAGGACATCTACAGCGTCGCGGTCAGTCCGGACAGCCCGTACCACGATCCGGTGGCCGCCTCGACGCCGCTGGAGCCGGTGCCGGTCGGCTCGCCCGCCGCGGACGTGTACGTCGACGACCCGGACCCGAGCGACCGCGCGGCGAGCGTCTCCGTGGCCGACACCCGGAAGGGGGAGGCCGCGCTCTCGACGTTCCGCGCGGCCGTCGAGGGCTACAACACGCGCCTGCTGCGCGCCGAGGCGAACCAGTCGGCGGCGTTCCCGGTCGGCGTCACCCTCACGTACGTCGAGCGCGCCAGCGAGCGGATCGGCGCGAGCGCCGGCGGCGGCGCGGTCGGCGGCGCCGGCGACGACGACGACGCGGGCGGCGCGGCCGGGTCCGGCGGCGGAGCGGGCGGTCGAGACGCCGGCGGCGAGGGCACGGACGGGGACGGCGCGCTCGGCGTGCCGGACTTCGGCGGCGCAGCGGGACCGCTGTTCGGCGGCCAGCCGACGGGGTCGCCCGCGGAGATCGCGCCGCCGTTCCCGTTCTCCTCGCTCGTGCTCGCGTTCGCGTTCCTCGTGCCGATGAACTTCGTCATCCAGGCGTACGGCTCGACGATCCTCAACGAGCGGATCAACCGCCGGGGCGAACTGCTCCTCGTCGCGCCGCTGTCGAAGGCCGACATCGTCGCGGGGAAGACGCTGCCGTACGCGGCGGTCGCGCTCGCGGCGACGACGGTGATCGCCGGCGGCGTCTCCGTCGCCTCCGGGGGCAACGGGGGACTGCTGTCGGTCGCGGCGGTGTTCCCGATCGCGCTCGTGTTCCTCGCGGCGACGTTCGTCGGCGCGATGTTCGCGCGCTCGTTCAAGGAGCTCACCTTCGTCACCGTCACCGTCTCGGTGGCGCTGACGACGTACGCGTTCGTCCCGGCCATCTTCGCGACGGTGACGCCGATCGCGCTCATCTCGCCGCTGACGCTCGTCGTGCGCGACCTGCAGGGGGAGGCGGTGTCGATCGGTGAGTACCTGTTCTCGACCGGGCCGTTCTACCTCGTCGCCGGGACGCTGTTCGCGATGGGAACCGGCGTCTACCGCGAGGAGGACATGTTCACCCAGCGCGCGGTGCCGCTGAAGTTCCTCGACGCGCTGGCGGTGCGCCTGCACCGCCCGCGCGACGTGGCGCTGCTTTCGGCGCTGTCGATCCCGTTCGTGTTCGTCGCCGAACTGCTCGCGGTCGCGCTGCTGTTCGCGCTGCCGCAGGCGGCGGCCGTCGTCGGCCTGCTCGTCGTCGTCGCCGTCGTCGAAGAGGTCGCCAAGGGGGTCGCGGTCTTCGCCGGCTTCCACGAGTCCCGCTTCGAGGCGGACCTGCCCACGGCGCTGAAGCTGGGTGCGCTGTCGGGCGCGGGCTTCTTCGTCGCCGAGAAGGCGACCGCCGTCGTCCAGATCGTCGGGCTGGGCTCGCTCCCGCTGGGGGAGGCGGCGTTCGCCACCTCCGGCGTCGGCGCCGACATCGGCGTGCTCGGCGGGCTGGTCCTGCTCGCGCTCCCGCTCGTGCTCCACGTCGTCACGGCCGCCGTCGCGGCGGTCGGGGCGACGAGAGGGGTCCGCTCGTGGGGCGTCACGCTCGCGGTCGCGATGGCGATCCACTTCGCCTACGACCTCACGGTGGTGAGCGCCCTTGGGTGA
- a CDS encoding M24 family metallopeptidase, producing MTRDRSALDALLDAADADAYCIEAGSTDSNQLYLSGFDAPDPFFTAYTGDDLAVLVSGLEYGRARKESHADTVARLSTYDYADRAAEEGRAAALTAVYADFLADLGVESALVPERFPLGVADGLREHGVSVAVDHDDTVETARAVKTEEELDAVRRATEANEAAMAAAEELIAAADVADDGTLVLAGEGDDGGPTPLTSERVAEEIEVTLLRHGCALDETIVACGADAADPHDRGSGPLDAGESIIVDIFPREKASKYHSDMTRTFSKGEPSDTVAEWFALTHEALDAALEAVEPGATGAEVHAAVCDVYEDAGHPTLRSDPDTETGFIHSTGHGVGLDVHEQPGLNPRGGELEAGQVITVEPGLYDPAVGGVRIEDIVIVTEDGYENLTRDYPVELVVE from the coding sequence ATGACGCGCGATCGCTCCGCCCTCGACGCCCTGCTCGATGCGGCCGACGCCGACGCCTACTGCATCGAGGCCGGCAGCACGGACTCGAACCAGCTGTACCTCTCCGGCTTCGACGCGCCGGACCCGTTCTTCACCGCCTACACGGGCGACGACCTCGCGGTGCTCGTGTCGGGGCTGGAGTACGGGCGCGCGAGGAAGGAGTCGCACGCCGACACCGTCGCGCGGCTCTCGACGTACGACTACGCCGACCGGGCCGCCGAGGAGGGACGGGCCGCGGCGCTGACGGCCGTGTACGCCGACTTCCTCGCGGACCTCGGCGTCGAGTCGGCGCTCGTCCCCGAACGCTTCCCCCTGGGCGTCGCCGACGGCTTGCGCGAGCACGGCGTCTCCGTCGCCGTCGACCACGACGACACCGTCGAGACGGCGCGCGCGGTCAAGACCGAGGAGGAACTCGACGCCGTCCGGCGCGCGACGGAGGCGAACGAGGCCGCGATGGCCGCCGCCGAGGAGCTGATCGCCGCCGCCGACGTCGCCGACGACGGGACGCTCGTCCTCGCCGGCGAGGGCGACGACGGCGGGCCGACGCCGCTGACGAGCGAACGCGTGGCCGAGGAGATCGAAGTCACCCTGCTGCGCCACGGCTGCGCGCTCGACGAGACCATCGTCGCCTGCGGCGCCGACGCCGCCGACCCCCACGACCGGGGGAGCGGCCCGCTCGACGCCGGCGAGTCGATCATCGTCGACATCTTCCCGCGCGAGAAGGCCAGCAAGTACCACTCGGACATGACGCGCACGTTCTCGAAGGGCGAGCCGAGCGACACGGTCGCCGAGTGGTTCGCCCTCACCCACGAGGCGCTCGACGCGGCGCTCGAGGCCGTCGAACCGGGCGCGACGGGGGCCGAGGTCCACGCCGCCGTCTGCGACGTGTACGAGGACGCCGGCCACCCGACGCTGCGCTCGGACCCGGACACGGAGACGGGGTTCATCCACTCGACGGGCCACGGCGTCGGACTGGACGTCCACGAACAGCCCGGACTCAACCCCCGCGGCGGGGAACTGGAGGCGGGACAGGTGATCACCGTCGAGCCGGGGCTGTACGACCCCGCCGTGGGCGGCGTCCGCATCGAGGACATCGTGATCGTCACCGAGGACGGCTACGAGAACCTCACCCGCGACTACCCGGTGGAGCTGGTCGTGGAATGA
- a CDS encoding ABC transporter ATP-binding protein, translating to MITVDGLRKVYGDFVAVHGSTFDVEPGEIFGVVGPNGAGKTTTLKTLAGLIEPTAGTVEVAGAPAGDPETRTALGFLPEESPLYEDMTARSYLRFFADLYEVPRETANRRIETALDDLELEHRDRRLGDVSKGMKRKVAIARSLVNDPDVLIYDEPASGLDPLTTNYVLEYVRALADAGKTVLFSAHNLYHVESVCDRVVIMNEGRIVARGTVEEIRAEHGETSYRVFTTVPVEGSEPDGDRHRAVVGSMDAVEDLRAQATDAGGEVVDIRTRESTLEEIFLDVAGRPMAGSRRIDAAADGAPGATDAADGEGGDSAESPPEATADGGGREP from the coding sequence GTGATAACCGTCGACGGCCTGCGGAAGGTGTACGGCGACTTCGTCGCCGTCCACGGGAGTACCTTCGACGTGGAACCGGGGGAGATATTCGGCGTCGTCGGCCCGAACGGGGCGGGCAAGACGACGACGCTGAAGACGCTGGCGGGGCTGATCGAGCCGACCGCCGGCACGGTCGAGGTGGCGGGCGCGCCCGCCGGCGACCCGGAGACACGCACCGCGTTGGGGTTCCTCCCGGAGGAGTCGCCGCTGTACGAGGACATGACCGCGCGGAGCTACCTCCGCTTCTTCGCGGACCTGTACGAGGTACCCCGCGAGACAGCGAACCGGCGCATCGAGACCGCGCTCGACGACCTGGAACTGGAGCACCGCGACCGTCGCCTCGGCGACGTATCGAAGGGGATGAAGCGGAAGGTCGCCATCGCGCGCTCGCTCGTCAACGACCCGGACGTCCTGATCTACGACGAGCCGGCCTCGGGGCTGGACCCGCTCACGACGAACTACGTGCTGGAGTACGTCCGCGCGCTCGCCGACGCGGGCAAGACCGTGCTGTTCTCGGCGCACAACCTCTACCACGTCGAGTCGGTGTGTGACCGCGTCGTCATCATGAACGAGGGACGGATCGTCGCCCGCGGCACCGTCGAGGAGATCCGCGCCGAACACGGGGAGACGAGCTACCGGGTGTTCACGACCGTCCCCGTCGAGGGGAGCGAGCCGGACGGCGACCGCCACCGCGCGGTCGTCGGCTCGATGGACGCCGTCGAGGACCTGCGCGCGCAGGCGACGGACGCCGGCGGCGAGGTGGTCGACATCCGGACCCGGGAGTCGACGCTGGAGGAGATCTTCCTCGACGTCGCCGGCCGGCCCATGGCGGGGAGCCGCCGGATCGACGCGGCGGCGGACGGCGCACCCGGCGCGACCGACGCGGCCGACGGGGAGGGCGGCGACTCCGCCGAGTCGCCGCCGGAAGCGACGGCAGACGGCGGGGGACGCGAGCCGTGA
- a CDS encoding prephenate dehydrogenase/arogenate dehydrogenase family protein: MKLLVVGAGEMGRWAARTLRPVADRVALADTNPQAAMDAAEAVVDGRVVPVDTDETFDCVVLAVPIPAVADAVAGYADNVPEGAIVDVSGEMGAPLAAMAEHARDEYASFHPLFAPPRGPGRVAFVPGDAGPVVAAVRERFAAVGNDVFETTAADHDDAMGKVQTGAHAAVLAYALAAGDVDGRFHTPVSEPLAALARTVTEGESRVYADIREAFDGADAVADAARALAVADREEFDALFAAARDAVDGDSRVGGADADDDGPDSEATDTDAAPDPNDD; this comes from the coding sequence ATGAAGCTGCTCGTCGTCGGCGCCGGAGAGATGGGTCGGTGGGCCGCGCGCACCCTCCGCCCCGTCGCCGACCGCGTGGCGCTGGCGGACACGAACCCGCAGGCCGCGATGGACGCCGCCGAGGCGGTCGTCGACGGCCGGGTCGTCCCCGTCGACACCGACGAGACGTTCGACTGCGTCGTGCTCGCGGTCCCCATCCCCGCCGTCGCCGACGCGGTCGCGGGGTACGCCGACAACGTCCCCGAGGGCGCCATCGTCGACGTCTCCGGCGAGATGGGCGCGCCGCTGGCGGCGATGGCCGAGCACGCCCGCGACGAGTACGCCAGTTTCCACCCGCTGTTCGCGCCGCCGCGGGGTCCCGGTCGGGTCGCGTTCGTCCCCGGCGACGCCGGCCCGGTCGTCGCGGCGGTGCGCGAGCGCTTCGCCGCGGTCGGCAACGACGTGTTCGAGACGACCGCCGCCGACCACGACGACGCGATGGGGAAGGTGCAGACGGGCGCCCACGCCGCCGTCCTCGCGTACGCGCTCGCCGCCGGCGACGTGGACGGCCGCTTCCACACGCCCGTCTCCGAGCCGCTCGCCGCGTTGGCCCGCACCGTCACCGAGGGCGAGTCGCGCGTGTACGCCGACATCCGCGAGGCGTTCGACGGCGCCGACGCCGTCGCGGACGCGGCCCGCGCGCTCGCGGTCGCCGACCGCGAGGAGTTCGACGCGCTGTTCGCGGCCGCCCGCGACGCCGTGGACGGCGACTCGCGAGTCGGGGGCGCCGACGCAGACGACGACGGTCCCGACTCGGAGGCCACAGACACCGACGCCGCCCCGGACCCGAACGACGACTGA
- the aroA gene encoding 3-phosphoshikimate 1-carboxyvinyltransferase — translation MDAHVSPSRVAGRARAPPSKSYTHRAILAAGYGGGTVVTDPLDSADPRATGRAVEAFGGAVDWVDDGDAAGDGGATAVDVEGFAGRPATPDDVIDCANSGTTMRLVTAAAGLTEGLAVLTGDDSLRSRPQGPLLEAVESLGGRAESTRRNGRAPLVVGDAMGGGSVAIPGDVSSQFVTALLMAGAVTDDGVAVDLETELKSAPYVEITREVMAAFGVDTERTDAGFRVPGGQTYAAEEYAVPGDFSSMSYLLAAGAVAAADGGSVVVEGARPSAQGDSAIVDVLDRMGADVDWDEDAGEITVRGGDLSGVEVDVGDTPDLLPTVAVLGAVADGETRIVNAEHVRYKETDRVAAMAESLEAMGAAVTERPDSLTVRGADTALSGATVHGRGDHRLVMALTVAGLVADGETTVTGAEHVDVSFPTFFDTMADLGASVSVE, via the coding sequence ATGGACGCACACGTCTCGCCGTCGCGCGTCGCCGGCCGCGCACGCGCCCCGCCCTCGAAGAGCTACACCCATCGCGCGATCCTCGCCGCCGGCTACGGCGGAGGCACCGTCGTCACGGACCCGCTCGACTCGGCGGACCCCCGGGCGACCGGCCGCGCGGTCGAGGCGTTCGGCGGCGCCGTCGACTGGGTCGACGACGGCGACGCTGCCGGCGACGGCGGCGCGACCGCCGTCGACGTCGAGGGGTTCGCCGGTCGGCCCGCCACCCCCGACGACGTGATCGACTGTGCCAACTCCGGCACGACGATGCGACTCGTCACCGCCGCCGCGGGGCTGACCGAGGGACTCGCCGTCCTCACCGGCGACGACTCGCTCCGCTCGCGCCCGCAGGGACCGCTCCTCGAGGCCGTCGAGTCGCTGGGCGGGCGCGCCGAGTCGACGCGACGGAACGGCCGAGCCCCCCTCGTCGTCGGCGACGCGATGGGCGGCGGGTCGGTCGCCATCCCCGGCGACGTCTCCTCGCAGTTCGTCACCGCGCTGTTGATGGCCGGTGCCGTCACCGACGACGGGGTCGCCGTCGACCTCGAGACCGAACTGAAGTCCGCGCCGTACGTCGAGATCACCCGGGAAGTGATGGCGGCGTTCGGCGTCGACACCGAGCGCACCGACGCCGGGTTCCGGGTGCCGGGCGGGCAGACGTACGCGGCCGAGGAGTACGCCGTGCCGGGGGACTTCTCGTCGATGTCGTACCTCCTCGCGGCGGGGGCGGTCGCGGCCGCCGACGGCGGGTCGGTCGTCGTCGAGGGCGCCCGACCGAGCGCGCAGGGCGACTCCGCCATCGTCGACGTGCTCGACCGGATGGGCGCCGACGTCGACTGGGACGAGGACGCCGGCGAGATCACGGTCCGCGGCGGCGACCTCTCGGGCGTCGAGGTCGACGTCGGCGACACGCCCGACCTGCTCCCCACCGTCGCCGTACTGGGCGCCGTCGCCGACGGCGAGACGCGCATCGTGAACGCCGAGCACGTCCGCTACAAGGAGACCGACCGCGTCGCCGCGATGGCGGAGTCGCTGGAGGCGATGGGCGCCGCCGTGACCGAGCGACCGGACTCGCTGACGGTTCGCGGCGCCGACACGGCGCTGTCGGGCGCCACCGTCCACGGGAGAGGCGACCACCGGCTCGTGATGGCGCTGACCGTCGCCGGGCTGGTCGCCGACGGCGAGACGACGGTGACGGGCGCCGAGCACGTCGACGTGTCGTTCCCGACGTTCTTCGACACGATGGCC
- a CDS encoding ABC transporter permease: MPGTVAASDRTGRDPRWTIAKRELASLRAEKTIVLALLIQLFVAAFSSFLVVGLVSLYDPGSAAGYSVETAVAGDDAGDLARAVGSTDGMAARLYGDRQAAADAFADGRVDAAMLATGTTDGRLEVRVLVPDSNVATTLVVVRAREALRAFERLERDQRSASLTAETLELPPGAGASPYFGFTYTVLVPLLLFLPVFIAGSVTVDSLTEELERGTLELLRVAPVTMTDIVEGKLLAAAGLAPVQAALWLGLLSLNGTAIAPGPGTLATVAGVLALLGLTAGLAALVTALGAALALTAPDRRAAQTVYSLGVLGLFGLAALSPANPANVAAKLAVGSPDPASYLAVVVVVALGTVAVAAARVGVTRYGPA; the protein is encoded by the coding sequence GTGCCGGGCACCGTCGCCGCGAGCGACCGTACCGGGCGGGACCCGCGGTGGACCATCGCGAAACGCGAGTTGGCGTCGCTGCGGGCCGAGAAGACCATCGTGCTCGCGCTGCTGATCCAGCTGTTCGTGGCGGCGTTCTCCTCGTTCCTCGTCGTCGGGCTGGTGTCGCTGTACGACCCGGGGTCGGCCGCGGGCTACTCGGTCGAGACGGCCGTCGCCGGCGACGACGCCGGCGACTTGGCCCGCGCGGTCGGGAGCACCGACGGGATGGCGGCGCGCCTGTACGGCGACCGACAGGCCGCCGCGGACGCGTTCGCCGACGGCCGGGTCGACGCCGCGATGCTCGCGACCGGAACGACGGATGGACGCCTCGAGGTCCGGGTGCTCGTCCCCGACAGCAACGTCGCGACGACGCTCGTCGTCGTCCGGGCCCGCGAGGCGCTGCGCGCGTTCGAGCGGCTGGAGCGCGACCAGCGCTCGGCGTCGCTGACGGCCGAGACGCTGGAACTCCCGCCCGGGGCCGGCGCGTCGCCGTACTTCGGGTTCACCTACACCGTGCTCGTCCCGCTGCTCCTCTTCCTCCCGGTGTTCATCGCCGGCTCGGTGACGGTCGACTCGCTCACCGAGGAACTGGAGCGCGGGACGCTGGAACTGCTCCGGGTGGCGCCCGTCACCATGACCGACATCGTGGAGGGGAAGCTGCTCGCGGCCGCCGGCCTCGCGCCGGTCCAGGCGGCGCTGTGGCTCGGGCTGTTGTCGCTCAACGGGACGGCCATCGCGCCCGGGCCGGGGACGCTCGCGACCGTCGCGGGCGTGCTCGCGCTGTTGGGACTGACCGCCGGACTCGCGGCGCTGGTGACGGCGCTGGGGGCGGCGCTGGCCCTGACGGCGCCGGACCGGCGAGCCGCACAGACCGTCTACTCGCTGGGCGTGCTCGGGCTGTTCGGGCTGGCCGCGCTGTCGCCGGCCAACCCCGCGAACGTCGCGGCGAAGCTGGCGGTCGGCAGTCCCGACCCCGCGTCCTACCTCGCGGTCGTCGTCGTGGTCGCGCTCGGGACCGTCGCCGTCGCGGCGGCGCGCGTCGGCGTGACGCGGTACGGGCCGGCCTGA
- a CDS encoding HalOD1 output domain-containing protein, which translates to MRTGDIPTEPIAARTAATTTDSPSLYTTFDTDAREIAVDVARAVADASGRDPASMEPLANAVDPDALDALVGAGRSPPSAWAEVTFEYLEYEVTVCSDGVVTLAPRTD; encoded by the coding sequence ATGAGGACAGGAGACATACCGACCGAACCGATCGCGGCGCGCACCGCCGCCACGACGACGGACTCGCCGTCGCTGTACACCACCTTCGACACCGACGCCCGGGAGATCGCCGTCGACGTCGCTCGGGCGGTGGCGGACGCCAGCGGCCGCGACCCGGCCAGCATGGAGCCGTTGGCGAACGCGGTCGACCCCGACGCGCTCGACGCCCTGGTCGGCGCCGGCCGGTCGCCGCCGTCCGCGTGGGCGGAAGTGACGTTCGAGTACCTCGAGTACGAGGTGACCGTCTGTAGCGACGGCGTAGTCACGCTCGCCCCGCGGACCGACTGA
- a CDS encoding helix-turn-helix domain-containing protein: protein MPIVASVSVDEEAFELGRALGGVPDAVVELERAIPTNETGGPYVRVRHAAAAAVAERLADAGYDDDVSLVASLEGALLYRCRPRLFEGDLVAGFAETGLTVLSATGRGGRWTFDVRSEEHENLGTFQRYCAERRIELRLESLTEDAVPDPPSAALTGPQREALATALAAGYYDTPRTATLEDLAGRLGISRQSLAERLRRGTHNLLRERLAREPSATD, encoded by the coding sequence ATGCCGATCGTCGCCAGTGTGAGCGTCGACGAGGAAGCGTTCGAACTCGGCCGCGCGCTCGGCGGCGTCCCGGACGCCGTCGTCGAACTCGAACGCGCGATCCCGACGAACGAGACGGGCGGCCCGTACGTCCGGGTGCGCCACGCGGCCGCGGCCGCCGTCGCCGAGCGCCTCGCCGACGCCGGGTACGACGACGACGTCTCGCTCGTGGCGTCGCTCGAGGGGGCGCTGCTGTACCGCTGTCGACCCCGCCTGTTCGAGGGCGACCTCGTCGCGGGGTTCGCCGAGACCGGACTGACGGTGCTGTCGGCCACGGGTCGCGGGGGACGGTGGACCTTCGACGTTCGCAGCGAGGAACACGAGAACCTCGGCACCTTCCAGCGGTACTGCGCCGAACGCCGGATCGAACTCCGGCTCGAGTCGCTCACCGAGGACGCGGTCCCCGATCCGCCCTCGGCGGCGCTGACCGGTCCCCAGCGGGAGGCGCTCGCGACGGCGCTGGCTGCGGGGTACTACGACACCCCCCGAACGGCGACGTTGGAGGACCTCGCCGGGAGGCTCGGCATCTCCCGACAGTCGCTCGCCGAGCGGCTCCGGCGGGGGACACACAACCTCCTGCGGGAGCGACTCGCGCGGGAGCCGTCGGCCACCGACTAA
- a CDS encoding carbonic anhydrase, translating into MNRTVVALLRDNAGHAREFASRFDDVQNGQHPEAVTVCCSDSRVLQDHVFGNETPGRLFTCGNIGNRVIQRTAAGEVVSGDVLYPLEHTGTRTAVVVGHTGCGAVTATYGALTDDLDVGSEPPGIEHCVGLLGPQLEPGVALLPDGVDAGEAVNRLVEYNVDRQVEALLDSDDVPDDTDVVGVVYDFQDVYGGERGEVHVINVDGERDPETLRAASPEVADRIDRIWTY; encoded by the coding sequence ATGAATCGGACGGTCGTCGCGCTCTTGCGCGACAACGCCGGCCACGCTCGGGAGTTCGCCTCCCGCTTCGACGACGTACAGAACGGCCAACATCCCGAGGCGGTGACGGTCTGCTGTTCCGACTCCCGAGTGCTCCAAGACCACGTGTTCGGCAACGAGACGCCCGGTCGGCTGTTCACCTGCGGCAACATCGGCAACCGCGTGATCCAGCGCACCGCCGCCGGCGAGGTCGTCTCCGGCGACGTGCTGTACCCGCTCGAACACACCGGCACGCGGACCGCCGTCGTCGTCGGGCACACCGGGTGCGGCGCCGTCACCGCGACGTACGGGGCGCTCACGGACGACCTCGACGTCGGCAGCGAACCGCCGGGGATCGAACACTGCGTCGGCCTGCTCGGCCCACAGCTCGAACCGGGCGTCGCCCTGCTCCCGGACGGCGTCGACGCCGGCGAGGCCGTGAACCGACTCGTCGAGTACAACGTCGACCGGCAGGTCGAGGCGCTGCTCGACAGCGACGACGTCCCCGACGACACCGACGTCGTCGGGGTCGTCTACGACTTCCAGGACGTGTACGGCGGCGAGCGCGGCGAGGTCCACGTGATCAACGTCGACGGCGAGCGCGACCCCGAGACGCTGCGTGCGGCCTCTCCCGAGGTCGCCGACCGGATCGACCGGATCTGGACGTACTGA